A single window of Cytobacillus dafuensis DNA harbors:
- a CDS encoding NETI motif-containing protein, which produces MSNGKKKMIFEVEENETIDMCLDRIKKAGYVPVRRTEKPIFEEKKTGGTVSYEPVGRQILFEAKAIE; this is translated from the coding sequence ATGAGTAATGGAAAAAAGAAGATGATTTTTGAAGTAGAGGAAAATGAAACAATTGATATGTGTCTAGATAGAATAAAAAAAGCAGGTTATGTACCTGTGAGAAGAACGGAAAAGCCAATTTTTGAGGAGAAAAAAACGGGCGGTACAGTTTCCTATGAACCAGTAGGACGCCAGATTCTCTTTGAAGCGAAAGCGATAGAATAA
- the purE gene encoding 5-(carboxyamino)imidazole ribonucleotide mutase, which produces MKAQVAVIMGSKSDWETMKHACAILDELEISYEKKVVSAHRTPDLMFEYAENAREKGIKVIIAGAGGAAHLPGMVAAKTTLPVIGVPVQSKALNGLDSLLSIVQMPGGVPVATVAIGKAGAVNAGLLAAQILGAFDLKIADRLEQKREKTKQEVLESSDELV; this is translated from the coding sequence ATGAAAGCACAGGTAGCAGTAATCATGGGAAGCAAATCTGATTGGGAAACAATGAAGCATGCTTGCGCAATTCTTGACGAGCTTGAAATTTCATATGAAAAGAAGGTTGTTTCAGCTCATCGCACTCCAGATCTCATGTTTGAATATGCAGAAAACGCAAGGGAAAAAGGCATTAAGGTGATTATTGCCGGAGCTGGAGGAGCAGCTCATCTTCCAGGAATGGTTGCTGCAAAAACAACACTTCCGGTTATTGGAGTACCTGTCCAATCAAAGGCATTAAACGGGCTTGACTCACTCCTATCAATCGTGCAAATGCCAGGAGGAGTACCTGTAGCAACCGTTGCAATTGGAAAGGCAGGCGCAGTCAATGCGGGCCTTCTTGCTGCACAAATATTAGGTGCATTTGATTTAAAGATTGCAGATCGTCTAGAACAAAAAAGAGAAAAGACTAAACAAGAAGTTTTAGAAAGTAGTGATGAGCTTGTCTAA